GTCTCGGCGGTGGGCAACGTCGCCACCACTTTGCCCTGCCGTAACACCGTCACCCGGTCGGAGAACTCGGCGACCTCGTCCAGTTTGTGGGTGATGAAGATGACCGCCTTGCCCTCGTCGGCCATGCGTCGTAGCGTCCGCCCCAGGTCGTTCGCCTCCTGGGGCGTCAGCACTGCCGTGGGCTCGTCCATGATCAGGATGTTCGCCCCCCGATAGAGCGCCTTCAGGATCTCCACACGCTGCTGTTCGCCCACGGAGAGCTGCCAGATGTACGCGGTGGGGTCCACCCGGAGCCCATAGTGGCGGGATAGCTCCTCGATCTCCTTCTCGACCTGGCGCATGTCCAGGATCAGGCGGGGCTCCTTCAGCCCCAGGATGACGTTCTCCGCCACCGTCAGGGTCTCCACCAGCATGAAGTGTTGGTGGACCATACCGATGCCCAGGTTGATCGCGTCGCGCGGGGAGCGGATATCGACTCGCCGGCCGTGGATGTAGATCTCGCCCTCGTCCGGGCGGTAGAGGCCGGCCAGGATGTTCATCAGCGTCGATTTGCCCGCCCCGTTTTCCCCCAGCAGCGCGTGGATCTCCCCGGCATACACCTCCAGGTCAATGCCCGCGTTGGCGACCACGCCTGGGAATCGCTTGACGATGCCGACCATGCGTACGGCCGGCGCGGCATCCGGATGGTTTGAGCTCACGTCGTGGACTCTCCTCTTTCTCGGTCGACCGCTGCGACGGTGCCTGGCAAACATGAGTCAGGCAGATCGCCTATGGTGATCTGCCTGACTCAGCTTCGAGATCATGAGAGAACCGATCTTACTTGGGGATCTCTCCCACCACGCCCTCGACCAGCCAGTTGAAAGCTCTCTTCTCGTCGTCCGTCATGACGTGTCCGGCGGGGACTCGTTCCTCGCCCTGGTTGTCCTTGATGGGGCCGACGAAGACGTCGAACTCACCGGCGACGATCTCGGCCTTCTTGGCCTCGACCAGCTCCTTCACGTCGTCCGGCACCATCTTGCCGTAGGGCGCCAGCTCCAGCACGCCCTCCTTCATGCCCCACCAGATGTCCTCGGGCTTCCACGTGCCGGCCATCACGTCCTCGACGACCTTCTTGTAGATGACGCCCCAATTCCAGATGGGTGCGGTCAGCAGCGCGTCGGGCGCCACGTCCGGCACGTAGGCGTTGTAGCCGATGGCGTAGACGCCGTTCTCCTGGGCGACCTTATCCGGCTCCGTGGAATCGGACTCCCGGGCGATGACGTCCGCTCCCAGGTCCAGGAGCGCCTGCGCCGCCTCCCGCTCCTTGGGCGGATCCACCCAGGTGAAGATCCACACCGGGTGTACTTTCACATCCGGGTTCACCGATCGTGCGCCCAGGGTGAACGCGTTCATGTTGCGGACCACCTCGGGGATGGGGTACGGCGCGATGTAGCCCAGGATGTTGGTCTTGGTCATCTTCCCGGCCACGATGCCGGCCAGATACCATCCCTGGTAGCCGCGGCCGTCGTAGATGCCGACGTTGTCCGCCATCTTATAGCCGGTGGCGTGCTCGAAGATGGTATCCGGATACTCGGCTGCCACCTCCAACACGGAGTCCATGTAGCCGAAGGAGGTGGCGAAGATGATCTTGTACCCCTTCTCCGCGTAGTCCCGGATGACCCGGGTCGCGTCCGGGCCCTCGGGCACCAGCTCGCTGTAGGCGGTCTCGACGCCTAGCTCCTTCTCGATGTACTGGCGCCCCAGGTCGTGGGCGTAGGTCCAACCCAGGTCGCCCACAGGGCCGACGTACACGAAGGCGACCTTCGGCTTCTCCTCGGCGGGGGCGGCCGCGGGCTGTGGCGCCGGCTTCCCCTCGATGGGAGCCGCCTCGGCCGGGGCCTCGCCGACGACGCCCTCGACGAACCAGTTCATGCCGAGCATCTGCTCATCGGTCATGCATTGGCCCGCGGGCAGGAACTCGACGCCGTTGGCGCCCTTGAGCGGGCCGCAGAAGATGGCGTCGTCATAACCGGCGGCGATGATCTCCTGCTTCTTCTGCTCCACCAGCTCCTTCACATCGTCCGGGACCAGCGGGCTGAGCGGCGCCAGATCCACGATGCCGTCGGACATCGGCCCCCAGTACGACTCGGACTGGTAGGTGCCGTCCAGCACCGCCTGGGCGATCTGCGCGTACTTGATGCCCCAGTTCCAGATCGGGCTGGTGAGCACGGTGTCGCCCACGAAGGCGCGCATGTCGGAGTCATAGCCGATGCTCAGGGCACCTCGTTCGGCCGCGGCCTTCTGCGGCTCCGTGGTGTCCTGATGCTGGGCGATGATGTCCGCGCCCTGGTCCAGCAGCGCCTCGGCGGCCTCCTTCTCCTGCGGCGGCCCGAACCAGGTGTTCGTCCACACCACGCGCACCTCGGCGTCGGGGTTCACCTCGCGGACGCCCAGCGCGAAGGCGTTGATGCCGCGAATGACCTCCGGGATGGGATGGGCCGCCACGTATCCGATGATGTTGGACTTGGTCATCTTGCCCGCCACCAGGCCGGACAGATAACGGGCCTGGTACATGCGGCCGAAGACGGTGCTCACGTTGGGGGCCGTCTTATACCCGGAGATGTGGACGAACCAGGTGTCCGGGAACTCCTGGGCCACCGCGATGGTGGGATCCATGTAGCCGAAGGAGGTGGTGAAGATCAGCTTGTACCCCTTCTGGGCGAAGTCTCGGATCACGCGTTCGGCGTCCGGACCCTCCGGCACGTTCTCGATGTATGCCGTCTCGACCCGATCGCCGAGCACCTGTTCCACGTATTTGCGCCCCTGGTCATGCGCCCAGGTCCAGCCCAGGTCGCCGATGGGAGCCACGTACACGAACGCGATCTTCAGCTTCTCCGCCTCTTCCGCCGCTGGCTGGGGTTGCGGCGTCGGCGTGGGAGCGGCCTCCTCGGCCGGTTGTGGTGCTGGCGTTGGCTCGGGCGTGGCACCGCGGGCGCAGCCGCTTATGACCATCGCCAGGAGCAGGAGCCAGGTCACACTCCAGAGAACCTTGTTCCGCTTCATGATCCCTTCTCCTCCGCTTGGATGAAAGTGAACGGATAGAACGGCGATGGACGAGTTACGCTCACGTGGGTCGAGGCGGGGTATTGCCTCTTTACGTTGTTGAACTTCATATGGAAGCGCGGCTTGGGGAAGCGACAGGGCCGCAGCTTGCGTGAGCTATCCATCCAGGGCGACTATACTACAGCCATTTGTCTTTGTCAATCTCAGTTATGCGAAGGACGATCGGGACTCACGCCTTCCCAATGGCGAGCGAGGGCCTCGTCCATGCCGTGCCGCTCCGGGGATCGATGCCGCGACGAAGGGGTATGATAGTGGTCATGCAGTCGGTCACCCCCCAATGCTATAATCGCGTAACGGCGCCGTGGCTCATGTGCAAGGAGGCACTGAATGGACCTTCCGGATATGCTTCAGGCCGCGCGCGGGGAGATCCCCGTGGATCTGCTGCTGCGAAACGCCCGCGTGGTCAACGTCTTCTCCGGCGAGATCGAACAGACCGATGTCGCCATCCTCCGCTCCTGGGTGGTCGGCGTGGGCGATGGTTACGAGGCTCGAGCGGAGGAGGATCTGCAGGGCGCGTACGTTTCCCCCGGCTTTATCGATAGCCATGTGCATATCGAGAGCTCCATGGTGACCATCCGCGAGTTCGCCCGCGCGGTGGTCCCCCACGGCACGACGACCGTCATCGTCGATCCCCACGAGATCGCGAACGTCCTGGGACTGGACGGCATCCGCTATGTGCTGGAGTCGGCCAAGTACGGCCCGCTCAGCGTCTACGTCATGGCACCTTCCTGCGTCCCGGCGACGGCCATGGAGACGGCCGGGGCCAGCCTGGAGTCCTACGACCTGGCCCCGTTGCTCTCGGATCCGTGGATGCTGGGTCTGGGTGAGGTCATGAACTACGCGGGCGTCGTGCAGGGCGATCGATCGCTCATGGACAAGCTGACCACATTCCGTGAGCATGTCATCGACGGCCATGCGCCCGGCCTGGCGGGGCACGCGCTGAACGCCTATGTCCTGGCCGGGATCGGCTCGGATCATGAGTGCACCACCGTGGCGGAGGCGAGGGCCAAGCTGGCTCGCGGCCTCTACATCTTCCTTCGGGAGGCGAGCATCGCCCGGAATCTGGAGGACCTGCTGCCGCTGATCACGCCGGCCAACAGCCGTCGTTGCTGTTTCTGCACCGACGATCGGCATCCGGCCGACCTGATGGAGCGGGGGCACATCGACGACATGATTCGGCGTGCGATCCGGGGAGGGGTGGAGCCGATCACCGCCATTCGGATGGCCACGCTGAACCCGGCTGAGTACTTTCACCTCCACGATCGCGGGGCGGTGGCCCCCGGCCGTCGGGCGGACCTGGTCATCTTCGATTCCTTCCATGACCTCCGTGTGGAGATGGTCTACCGGGGCGGTCGGCTCGTAGCGGTCCAGGGCCAGCCGGTGCCGTGGCCGGAACATCCTCGCCAGCCCACCGTGCGATCCTCCATGAACATCGCCTGGGAGCGGGTGGATCTGCGGATCCCGGCTCGGGGCCGCCGGATACGCGTCATCGGCGCCCGGGCCGATCAGCTCATCACGGAGCATCTCGTCGAGCCCGCCACGGTCCGGGACGGCCAGGTGGTGGCGGATCCCGCGCGGGACCTGTTGAAGCTGGCCGTCATCGAGCGCCATCAGGCCAGTGGGAACGTGGGGAAGGGGTTCGTCCGCGGCTTCGGGCTGCGCGAGGGCGCCCTGGCCTCATCGGTGGCGCACGATCATCACAATCTCATGGTGCTGGGCGCGGACGACGAGTCGATGCTCACGGCCGCCCGCGCGGTGGGCGATATGCGCGGCGGGATGGCCGTCGCCCACGGCCGGCGGGTTCTCGCCCGGCTGCCGCTTCCCATCGCGGGCCTGATGTCTGATCGTCCTATTGCGGAGGTGCGGGAGGGGCTGGACCGGCTGCTCCAGGCCGCGCATCGGCTCGGCGTGACGATGCGCGACCCGTTCATGACCATGTCCTTTCTGGGCCTGGAGGTGATCCCCAGCCTCAAGCTCACCGATCGCGGCCTGGTCGACGTCGAGCGGTTTCGGCTGGTTTCCCTCTTCTCGGATTAGGACGAGGGCGGAGAGCCTGTCCGAGCCCTTTATCGGAGGATATAGTAGGTGGCGCGGGTCTCGCCGATCTTGAGGAGCAGGCCCTTGTTCACCAGATCCACCAGATCCCGGCGGATGGTCTCGTCGGACACGCCGGGGCAGAGGGCCCGCATCTCGGAGTTCGTGATGCGGCCGTGCTCCTTCAGGTAGGCCAGCGCCTTCTCCTGACGTGGGTTCAGCAGGACGTTTCCCCATCGTTGGGCCTCCGGCGTCCGGCTGACCAGCTGCGTCCCGTGCCCGATCAGCGTGACCTTGAAACCCGCTGCCGTCTCCTCGAAGCGGGGCGGCGGGAGCCCTTCGCGCTCCATGGTGCGGATCATGCGGTCGATCCCGTAGCCCAGGCGCTCGATGAAGCCCATATCGGATAGTACCTGGACGATGGCCTCGTTGCGGGAGAAGCGCTCGTCGATCAGGTTCTCCAGCGTCACGTGGCCGGGCAGCCGGCCGGGCGAGTAGACCTCCAGCCGGTCGCTGAACATGAGGACGCGAATGCTATCCCCCCGGATGGCGTAGTCCCGATGGGCCACGGCGTTGACGATGGCCTCTCGCACGACGGGCAGTGGATATTCCGTGCGCTCCTCTCGCTCCAGCCCGGCGATGCGCATCCCCCGCCGCATGTTGGCGGCCACGAACGCCTCCGCCCGGCGGATCTGCTCGCTCAAGGGGCCGCGAATATCCTCCCGCACGAACTCATCGCCCATCTCGGGCCCCGCGTAGCGAACGGCGATGATCTCCGCCGCGGGTACGAAGCGCTCCGGCTGACGGCCGAAGAGGAGGATCCCGGCATACGTGGGCACAAGCTGCCCATCCTCCCGGCGTAGCAGGCAGCCGCGCGCCAGCAGGGCCTTGGGGATGTCCTCGCGGGTGAATCCCTCCAGTTGCTGGACGTATTCGGCGACGAAGTCCAGGTCCAGGTCGTCCATGGTGGCATTGGGGACGGGGCGTGCCTCGAAGCCCGCCTCGCCGCGGTCGAGAAGCAGGTGGCGCAGCTCGGAGGAGGTCAGCGGTCGGTTGTGGGCGCCGGTGCGCGTCAGGAACTGGCCCTTCAGGCTGTAGACGTGTGGGAGGCCGGGGGGCACCGTCACCGCACACACGGCTTTCCCGTCCACGGTCACGATATCGGGCATGGGGAGGATCAGCGGCGGATCGGCCATGAGCGCGGCGGCCAGCGCCCGTTCCTGGGCCTCCTCGGGATCGCGCAACCCCGTGAGGGCGCCGCGAGCGTTCGCCCCGATGAGCAGCACGCCGCCGTGGGCGTTGGCCATGGCCACCAGGGTTTCGGCCAGCTTTCGTGGCGAGCTGGCGTTGGGCGCAAAGGCCAGCGTCTCCCCAGGTCCCTGCGACAGCCAGCGGCGTATCTCGTCGGCTGTCGGCTGTGCGCGAGTGATGTGTTCCTTCTCGATCATCGCCGCTTCACCTCCTCATCGCGCCGAACGTCGGTAATCCGCCAGGTGACCGTTCCCGTGATCTCGCGAGGACGTTGTCGCTTCAGCTGCCAGATCAGCCGATGCCGTCCCTTGCTATCCTGATGGGTGGTGCGCACCTCCACCTGGTCGCCTAACGGCCCATCGTACTCGATCCGCAGCACATGCAGCTGCTTTCGCCTCACGAAGGCGTCATCGCCGAAGACCTTTTCCCATGCCTTGATCCCGTCTTGCGTCATCAATCGGTCGAAGACGCTGCCTTGCTGCTGGGGGGGAACGGCCTTCTCCAGCTGTAGCAGGAAGCTGAGGACCGTGCCCTCCGGGTAGACCGGATCCTGAGGTCGGCCCTGACAGAACGTGATCTCCGAGCGGGTGAGGATGAATCGGTGATCCGTCCAATTCACCCGGTACTCATGTCGCTCGCACAGGTTGCTGCGATCGTTCATGCGGCGTCTGGTGATCACCTTCTTCAGCTGTCTGGCCCGCTCCTTCCAATAGCCCGGCTCATCGAACTGGAGGGCCTCGTCGCTGACCACATGAGCCACCCCGTATCCTTCTTTCGCATCAATCCACCAGGCCATGGTCAGCCGGGTGGGCACGGTCCGCCAATACCCCAGGAGCAGGAGCACGTCCGGGCGGCCGTTCGCGTTCGTGTCCACCGTTTTGTACTCGGCTTTGTCGTTGCCGATGTAGCCGAGGCCGTAGTCGTCCTCGGTGTTGGGCAGCAGGGGATAGGCGATCAGAAACGCCGGCTGATGGGGCAGCTTCTCGGCGACCCGGTAGGGATCCGCCTTGCTCTGGGTATCGTAGATCACGGCGCCGATCAGCCCGCCGTCGTATCGGAAGCGCAAAAGCCATTCCGATGCCTTGTCTTCGTCGATGTTGATCTCGGTCAGTTCCCCGACCGGCTCCCAGCTTGGGGGTAACACGCTTTCCAGGGGGATGGGGAGCGCGGGTTTCTCCTTGGGCCGTATGTTGCAGCCTGCGGCCGCCAGCAGGAGGAGCGTCGCCAATAGGAGTCTCCACGCGCGGTGGGTCATTGTCTCTGTGCCTCAGGTCAACCATCGCCGCTCTCTTAGAGTGTGTCTGAGAAAGGCCGTTGTTTCTGCTATGCGGAGCCCCTCCGGAAAAAGTCCTTCTTCCGCCTTCAACCTGCCTGGCCTCGGCCTGGGTTCTTCGGGAAGGGCCGAGGAAAGCAGGTGCAGGCTGGAAAAGAGAGATTTCCGTGGAGGGGGCCTCCCCTCCACACCTCCCCCTGTGGAGCTGGTCGTTGAGGGAAACCTCAGACACCTTGCCGATACATCTTCAGACACGCTCTTACGGGTGCCGGTTGGAAGGTCTCCACGGTGGACGGAGGAGCGGTGGCTCCCGACGAGAATGACAAGGGCGAGCCAGGTCAGGAACCGGCCCGCCCTTGCGAGCGTTTAGCCTTCCGGTGCGGCTACGGCCGGGGCCGCCGCGGATGGCCGAGGTCTCCGTTCCGCCCGCACCGTTTTGACTTTCTCCTTCATCTTCACCAGGGCGACCGGCAGCACCTCGTCCATATGCTCCACCAGCACCAGCTTCAGATCACGCTTCACGCGTTTGGGGATCTCGATCAGGTCCTTCTCGTTCTTCTTGGGGATCACCACGATTGTGAGGCCCGCCCGGTGGGCGGCCAGGATCTTCTCCTTCAGGCCGCCGACGGGGAGGACCCGCCCGCGCAGGGTGATCTCCCCGGTCATCCCCACCTCATGGCGGACAGGTTGCTTGCTCAGGGCGGAGATCAGCGCAGTGGCGATGGTGATCCCCGCGCTGGGGCCGTCCTTGGGCGTGGCCCCCTCCGGCACGTGGATATGGATGTCGATCTTGTCGAAATCGAGGTCGCCGAACCCCAGCTCCTTCGCGTGGGAGCGGGCATAGGAAAGGGCCGCCTGGGCTGATTCCTGCATCACATCCCCCAGCTGCCCGGTCAACAACAGATTCCCCTTGCCCTCCATCAAGGTGACCTCGATGGACAGCAGATCGCCGCCCGCCTCGGTGACGGCCAGCCCGGTGGCCACGCCGACCTCGTCCCGCTCCTCGATGCGGCCGAACATGTGCTCCGGGGGGCCCAGGTACTTGCTCAGCGAGGCGGGGGTGATGTGGTGGGGCGCTCGCTTCCCCTCGGCCACCCTCCGGGCGACCTTGCGGCAGATCTGGGCGATGCAGCGCTCCAGATTTCGCACCCCAGCCTCGTAGGTATGCTCCCGGATAATCGTCCGCAACGTCCGATCGGAGAAGCTCAGCTTGTGCTCGACCAGGCCGTTCTCCTCGATCTGACGCGGCACCAGGAACTGCCGGGCGATGGCCAGCTTCTCCTCCTCGATGTATCCGGGGAAGTGGATCACCTCCATGCGGTCTCGCAGCGCCGGTGGGACCGTATCCAGCACGTTGGCCGTGGTGATGAACATCACCTTGGACAGGTCGTAGGGCACGTCCAGGTAGTGGTCCATGAAGGCGTGGTTCTGCTCGGGGTCCAGGACCTCGAGCAGCGCGGCCGCCGGATCGCCACGGAAGTCCAGCCCGATCTTGTCGATCTCATCCAGCATGAAGAGTGGGTTCAGGGTGCCGGCGGTGCGCATCGTCTGGATGATGCGGCCGGGCATCGCGCCGATGTACGTGCGCCGATGGCCCCGGATCTCCGCCTCGTCCCGTACCCCTCCCAGGGACATGCGCACGAACTTGCGTCCCAGCGCCTTGGCGATGGATTGTCCCATCGAGGTCTTTCCGGTGCCGGGAGGGCCCACAAAGCATAGGATCGGCTGGCGCATCTTATCCGGCGCTAGCTTCCGCACGGCGATGTACTCCAGGATGCGCTCCTTGGCCTTCGGCAGCCCGTAGTGGTGCTCATCGAGGACCTTGGCCGCGTGCGCGATGTCCATGTTGTCCTCGGTGATCTCTTTCCACGGCAGCTCGATCAGCCAGTCCAGATAGGTCCGGATGATGGCGACCTCCGGGGCGAAGGGGGGCATGGCCGCCAGGCGATCCAGCTCCTTCTCCGCCTTCTTGAAGGCCTCCTCCGGTAGCCCGGCCTCCTCCAGCCGCTCGCGCAGCTCGTTGATCTCGCGGGTCTGCTCGTCCGTCTCGCCCAGCTCGCTCTGGATCACCCGCATCTGCTCCCGCAGGAAGTACTCCCTTTGGGAGCGGTCCATCTCCTCCTGGACCTGCTGGTGGATCCGATTCTCCAACTCCAGCACATCCAGCTCTCGCCCCAGCAGGATGCTCAGCCGTTGCAGACGGGC
The window above is part of the Chloroflexota bacterium genome. Proteins encoded here:
- the ade gene encoding adenine deaminase, whose product is MDLPDMLQAARGEIPVDLLLRNARVVNVFSGEIEQTDVAILRSWVVGVGDGYEARAEEDLQGAYVSPGFIDSHVHIESSMVTIREFARAVVPHGTTTVIVDPHEIANVLGLDGIRYVLESAKYGPLSVYVMAPSCVPATAMETAGASLESYDLAPLLSDPWMLGLGEVMNYAGVVQGDRSLMDKLTTFREHVIDGHAPGLAGHALNAYVLAGIGSDHECTTVAEARAKLARGLYIFLREASIARNLEDLLPLITPANSRRCCFCTDDRHPADLMERGHIDDMIRRAIRGGVEPITAIRMATLNPAEYFHLHDRGAVAPGRRADLVIFDSFHDLRVEMVYRGGRLVAVQGQPVPWPEHPRQPTVRSSMNIAWERVDLRIPARGRRIRVIGARADQLITEHLVEPATVRDGQVVADPARDLLKLAVIERHQASGNVGKGFVRGFGLREGALASSVAHDHHNLMVLGADDESMLTAARAVGDMRGGMAVAHGRRVLARLPLPIAGLMSDRPIAEVREGLDRLLQAAHRLGVTMRDPFMTMSFLGLEVIPSLKLTDRGLVDVERFRLVSLFSD
- a CDS encoding DeoR family transcriptional regulator yields the protein MIEKEHITRAQPTADEIRRWLSQGPGETLAFAPNASSPRKLAETLVAMANAHGGVLLIGANARGALTGLRDPEEAQERALAAALMADPPLILPMPDIVTVDGKAVCAVTVPPGLPHVYSLKGQFLTRTGAHNRPLTSSELRHLLLDRGEAGFEARPVPNATMDDLDLDFVAEYVQQLEGFTREDIPKALLARGCLLRREDGQLVPTYAGILLFGRQPERFVPAAEIIAVRYAGPEMGDEFVREDIRGPLSEQIRRAEAFVAANMRRGMRIAGLEREERTEYPLPVVREAIVNAVAHRDYAIRGDSIRVLMFSDRLEVYSPGRLPGHVTLENLIDERFSRNEAIVQVLSDMGFIERLGYGIDRMIRTMEREGLPPPRFEETAAGFKVTLIGHGTQLVSRTPEAQRWGNVLLNPRQEKALAYLKEHGRITNSEMRALCPGVSDETIRRDLVDLVNKGLLLKIGETRATYYILR
- the lon gene encoding endopeptidase La, with protein sequence MSFFGPLVGPLEDDFVEGDEEREEKEYVVVPLRNTIVFPRMMAPLLIGRNRSVRAVEAASASGMPILVVAQRDANEENPEPDDLYPMGTEILVVRTLRMPDGSTSILCQGRQRVQISEFTQEEPYLQARGRPVWEEEHEGLPTEALMRAVLALFEKCVQLNPSLPEEAYIAAMNVDEPGWLADLIASVLDMDVEEKQELLETIDTTARLQRLSILLGRELDVLELENRIHQQVQEEMDRSQREYFLREQMRVIQSELGETDEQTREINELRERLEEAGLPEEAFKKAEKELDRLAAMPPFAPEVAIIRTYLDWLIELPWKEITEDNMDIAHAAKVLDEHHYGLPKAKERILEYIAVRKLAPDKMRQPILCFVGPPGTGKTSMGQSIAKALGRKFVRMSLGGVRDEAEIRGHRRTYIGAMPGRIIQTMRTAGTLNPLFMLDEIDKIGLDFRGDPAAALLEVLDPEQNHAFMDHYLDVPYDLSKVMFITTANVLDTVPPALRDRMEVIHFPGYIEEEKLAIARQFLVPRQIEENGLVEHKLSFSDRTLRTIIREHTYEAGVRNLERCIAQICRKVARRVAEGKRAPHHITPASLSKYLGPPEHMFGRIEERDEVGVATGLAVTEAGGDLLSIEVTLMEGKGNLLLTGQLGDVMQESAQAALSYARSHAKELGFGDLDFDKIDIHIHVPEGATPKDGPSAGITIATALISALSKQPVRHEVGMTGEITLRGRVLPVGGLKEKILAAHRAGLTIVVIPKKNEKDLIEIPKRVKRDLKLVLVEHMDEVLPVALVKMKEKVKTVRAERRPRPSAAAPAVAAPEG